From one Bacteroides intestinalis DSM 17393 genomic stretch:
- the rfbD gene encoding dTDP-4-dehydrorhamnose reductase has product MRILVTGANGQLGNEMQVLAKENPQHTYFFTDVQELDICDEHAVRACIAGNQIDVVVNCAAFTAVDKAEDNEELCRKLNEEAPGILARAAQAYGAAMIQVSTDYVFDGTAHIPYKEDCMPCPNSVYGFTKLGGEKEVMQNCEKAMVIRTAWLYSIYGNNFVKTMIRLGRERESLGVVFDQIGTPTYAKDLAVAIYAAINQGIVPGIYHFSDEGVCSWYDFTVAIHRIAGITTCKVSPLHTDEYPAKAPRPHYSVLDKTKIKNTFGIHIPHWEESLKVCIDKLNAQ; this is encoded by the coding sequence ATGAGAATATTAGTAACCGGAGCCAACGGACAACTTGGCAACGAGATGCAAGTTCTTGCAAAAGAGAATCCGCAACACACCTATTTTTTTACTGACGTACAGGAATTGGATATCTGTGACGAACACGCTGTACGGGCATGCATTGCCGGCAATCAGATTGATGTCGTAGTAAATTGTGCCGCTTTTACGGCGGTTGACAAGGCAGAGGATAACGAAGAACTATGCCGCAAACTGAATGAGGAGGCTCCGGGAATACTGGCACGTGCTGCACAGGCTTATGGTGCTGCAATGATACAAGTTTCTACGGACTATGTATTCGACGGTACGGCGCATATACCTTATAAAGAAGATTGCATGCCGTGTCCTAATTCAGTTTATGGCTTCACTAAACTGGGCGGAGAGAAGGAAGTCATGCAGAACTGCGAGAAGGCGATGGTGATTCGCACTGCCTGGTTATACTCTATTTATGGAAACAATTTTGTGAAAACGATGATTCGTCTGGGGCGTGAACGTGAATCTTTGGGAGTTGTTTTCGACCAGATCGGTACACCGACGTATGCAAAAGACCTGGCAGTTGCCATCTATGCAGCCATCAATCAGGGAATTGTACCTGGGATTTATCATTTCAGCGATGAGGGTGTATGTTCTTGGTATGACTTTACAGTTGCCATTCACCGCATTGCAGGCATTACGACTTGTAAGGTTAGTCCGTTGCATACGGATGAATATCCGGCAAAGGCTCCACGTCCGCATTATTCCGTATTGGATAAGACAAAGATAAAAAATACTTTCGGGATTCATATTCCACATTGGGAAGAAAGCCTGAAAGTATGTATTGATAAACTGAATGCCCAATAA
- a CDS encoding DUF4924 family protein, whose translation MKIAQQLKAKNIAEYLIYMWQVEDLIRANGCDIDKIRENIISRYPEEERPALEEWYGNLIDMMRIEGVKEKGHLQINRNVVINLTELHGELLSSPKYPYYSAAYFKALPFIVELRQKSGKKDEPELETCFEALYGVLLLRLQKKEITPGTAKAIEVISSFISLLANYNEKDKKGELKLEE comes from the coding sequence ATGAAGATAGCACAACAACTGAAAGCGAAGAATATCGCAGAATACCTTATATATATGTGGCAGGTGGAAGATTTGATACGTGCCAACGGTTGCGATATAGATAAAATCCGCGAAAATATTATTTCCCGTTATCCCGAAGAAGAGCGCCCTGCATTGGAGGAATGGTATGGAAATCTGATTGATATGATGCGTATCGAAGGTGTGAAGGAGAAAGGGCATCTGCAAATCAACCGTAATGTAGTGATAAACCTGACGGAGTTGCATGGCGAATTGCTATCATCACCCAAGTACCCTTATTATAGTGCGGCTTATTTCAAAGCACTGCCTTTTATTGTAGAGTTGCGTCAAAAGAGCGGGAAGAAGGATGAACCGGAATTGGAAACATGTTTCGAAGCTTTGTATGGTGTTCTGCTGTTGCGTTTGCAGAAGAAGGAAATAACACCGGGAACGGCGAAGGCAATAGAGGTTATCAGCAGTTTCATATCTTTGCTTGCCAACTATAATGAGAAGGACAAGAAGGGGGAGTTAAAGCTGGAAGAGTGA